The Bacteroidota bacterium genome has a segment encoding these proteins:
- a CDS encoding type II toxin-antitoxin system VapC family toxin, whose product MPEPRPRYRLVTAARQQLTAAWWATQRSKYDLFISPLVLEEAELGDANAAAARLAVLQDLDAPTPSPEADALAEALLRDVPLPEKAAADAVHIAVAATAGAEYLLTWNFRHIANPVLREQIAEVCRRSGYEPPTLCTPEDLLESTAL is encoded by the coding sequence GTGCCCGAACCGCGACCTCGTTACCGCCTCGTTACCGCGGCCCGGCAGCAGCTCACCGCCGCGTGGTGGGCCACGCAGCGCTCGAAGTACGACCTCTTCATCTCTCCGCTGGTCCTGGAAGAAGCAGAGCTAGGCGACGCCAACGCTGCTGCGGCTCGCCTCGCGGTGCTCCAAGACCTCGACGCACCGACGCCTTCTCCCGAAGCTGACGCACTAGCCGAGGCCCTTCTGCGCGACGTGCCCCTCCCGGAGAAGGCGGCTGCCGACGCGGTGCACATCGCGGTGGCCGCGACGGCCGGAGCGGAGTACCTGCTGACGTGGAACTTCAGGCACATCGCCAACCCCGTACTCCGGGAGCAGATCGCCGAGGTCTGCCGTAGAAGCGGCTACGAACCCCCGACACTTTGCACCCCCGAAGACCTGCTGGAGAGCACGGCATTATGA